A region of Silurus meridionalis isolate SWU-2019-XX chromosome 13, ASM1480568v1, whole genome shotgun sequence DNA encodes the following proteins:
- the LOC124396166 gene encoding extracellular calcium-sensing receptor-like, giving the protein MIFAIEEINRSNSLLPNISVGYMLYDNCLTRMLSMKAAMALMNGMEIRANGSCSGQAVVQAIIGESESSPTIALTKTTGPFRIPVVSHAATCECLSNRKEYPSFFRTIASDYYQSRALVYLVKHFGWSWVGAVNSDNDYGNNGMAIFLNAAKDEGICVEYSEKFDRADTAKIMKVADIIKQGTAKVIIIFLAHFDMKILIHHLGLKNVTGYQMIGVEAWITSANLIIPGSFDILAGSIGFAIGKLNLGGFADYVANEFWQTAIPCLQTEGNDSQTESNCSKYKDIMQFKDYHEDIAELRYANNMYNAVYAVGHALHSLLKCTENQSCEKNKKIQPWQVVESLKKVNFTTKSGDHVFFDSTGATAAKYDVVNWQRGLNGEVEFKVVGYYDASLPHGQQFVLNAEDIVWAGEKKEKPRSVCSESCPPGTRKAAQKGRPVCCYDCIPCAEGEISNQTDSNNCEQCPGEYWSNAERDKCVLKVIEFLSFTEVMGIVLIVFSLVGAALTVLVAILFLIERDTPIVRANNSELSFLLLFSLTLCFLCSLTFIGRPSQWSCMLRHTAFGITFVLCISCVLGKTVVVLMAFRATLPGSNVMKYFGPLQQRLSVVAFTLIQVLICVLWLTISPPFPYMNMNYYKEKIILECNLGSAIGFWAVLGYIGVLAFLCFVLAFLARKLPDNFNEAKFITFSILIFCAVWITFIPAYVSSPGKFTVAVEIFAILASSFALLFCIFTPKCYIILFKPELNTKKNMMGKMASKSL; this is encoded by the exons ATGATCTTTGCAATTGAGGAAATCAACAGAAGCAACAGCTTGCTCCCAAATATTTCAGTTGGTTACATGCTTTATGACAACTGTCTTACAAGAATGCTATCTATGAAAGCAGCCATGGCTTTAATGAATGGTATGgaaataagagcaaatgggtCTTGCTCAGGACAAGCAGTAGTGCAAGCCATCATAGGCGAATCAGAGTCTTCTCCTACTATAGCACTTACAAAAACTACAGGGCCTTTTCGGATTCCGGTG GTAAGTCATGCTGCCACATGTGAATGTTTGAGCAACAGAAAAGAGTACCCCTCTTTCTTTAGGACCATAGCAAGTGACTATTACCAGAGTAGAGCTTTAGTCTACCTGGTCAAGCACTTTGGCTGGTCTTGGGTGGGAGCTGTGAACAGTGATAATGACTATGGCAACAATGGAATGGCCATTTTTCTGAATGCAGCCAAAGACGAGGGAATATGTGTTGAATATTCTGAAAAGTTTGACAGGGCAGATACTGCTAAAATCATGAAAGTGGCAGATATTATTAAGCAAGGGACAGCCAAAGTAATAATCATATTTCTTGCTCACTTCGATATGAAAATTCTAATACATCACCTTGGCCTAAAAAATGTCACTGGCTACCAGATGATTGGTGTTGAGGCATGGATTACTTCTGCCAATCTAATAATACCAGGAAGCTTCGACATACTGGCTGGATCTATTGGTTTTGCTATCGGAAAATTGAACCTTGGTGGTTTTGCTGACTATGTTGCCAACGAATTTTGGCAAACAGCAATCCCTTGCTTACAGACTGAAGGAAACGATTCTCAAACTGAAAGTAACTGCAGCAAATATAAAGATATTATGCAATTTAAAGACTACCATGAAGATATAGCAGAACTGAGGTACGCAAATAATATGTACAATGCAGTTTATGCTGTGGGACATGCTCTACACAGTCTTctgaaatgcacagaaaaccaaagctgtgagaaaaacaaaaagattcaACCATGGCAG gTTGTTGAGTCTCTTAAAAAGGTGAATTTTACCACCAAATCAGGAGATCATGTTTTCTTTGACAGCACTGGGGCAACTGCTGCAAAGTATGATGTGGTGAACTGGCAACGTGGGTTGAATGGAGAAGTGGAGTTTAAGGTTGTGGGCTATTATGATGCCTCTCTGCCACATGGACAACAGTTTGTCCTAAATGCTGAAGATATAGTGTGGgctggagagaaaaaagag AAGCCAAGGTCTGTGTGCAGTGAAAGCTGTCCTCCAGGAACCAGGAAAGCTGCACAGAAAGGAAGGCCTGTCTGCTGTTATGACTGTATACCATGTGCAGAGGGAGAGATCAGTAACCAGACAG ATTCAAATAACTGTGAGCAGTGTCCAGGAGAATATTGGTCTAATGCTGAAagagataaatgtgtgttaaaggTTATAGAGTTTCTCTCATTTACAGAGGTTATGGGAATAGTCTTGATAGTCTTTTCATTAGTTGGAGCCGCATTAACTGTATTAGTAGCTATTTTATTCCTAATAGAAAGAGACACTCCTATAGTTAGGGCCAATAATTCAGAGCTGAGCTTCCTGCTGCTCTTCTCACTGACTCTGTGTTTCCTCTGTTCACTTACTTTCATTGGACGGCCATCTCAGTGGTCCTGTATGCTGCGCCACACAGCTTTTGGGATCACATTTGTACTCTGTATCTCCTGTGTTCTGGGGAAAACAGTAGTGGTGTTAATGGCCTTCAGAGCTACACTTCCAGGAAGCAATGTCATGAAATATTTTGGGCCTCTACAGCAGAGACTCAGTGTAGTTGCATTCACTCTCATACAGGTCCTTATTTGTGTGCTTTGGTTAACAATTTCTCCTCCTTTCCCCTACATGAACATGAACTACTACAAGGAAAAGATCATATTAGAATGTAACTTGGGCTCAGCTATAGGTTTCTGGGCCGTGCTGGGTTATATTGGAGTTCTGGCTTTCTTATGCTTTGTTTTGGCTTTTCTAGCTAGAAAGCTGCCAGATAATTTTAATGAAGCAAAATTCATCACATTCAGTATACTCATATTCTGTGCAGTGTGGATCACCTTTATTCCAGCTTATGTCAGCTCTCCTGGAAAATTCACTGTAGCTGTGGAGATCTTTGCCATTTTGGCCTCCAGTTTTGCTCTGctgttctgtatatttactcctaaatgttatattattctGTTTAAACCTGAACTAAACACCAAGAAAAATATGATGGGCAAAATGGCTTCTAAATCCCTTTAA